One window of Nitrospira sp. genomic DNA carries:
- a CDS encoding PilN domain-containing protein, producing MIRINLLPGGPKGKSAKPQYDVRAQALLGVGIILVALAGCWWYSASLDSELEARQEEKRDKAKQVAQLKDQVKQVQDFEQRKKLLEDKNRIIDQLEQSRMGPVKVLDHVSQSLEPLKVWLTKLGVASDTVELEGKALTNDDVVEFVNNLRRTEYFAGINLQESKAAVENKINLYQFRLAFRLKGS from the coding sequence ATGATTCGGATTAACCTCCTTCCAGGTGGGCCCAAAGGAAAATCAGCCAAACCTCAGTATGACGTGCGCGCACAGGCACTGCTCGGCGTCGGGATTATCCTGGTCGCGCTGGCCGGGTGTTGGTGGTATTCGGCTTCATTGGACAGTGAGCTTGAGGCTCGACAGGAGGAAAAGCGAGATAAAGCAAAGCAAGTTGCCCAGCTGAAAGACCAGGTCAAGCAAGTACAGGATTTTGAACAAAGGAAAAAGCTACTTGAGGACAAGAATCGGATTATAGATCAGCTTGAGCAATCCAGAATGGGTCCGGTGAAGGTGCTCGATCATGTGAGTCAGAGTTTAGAGCCGCTTAAAGTATGGCTCACGAAGCTGGGTGTGGCATCCGATACGGTTGAATTGGAAGGGAAGGCATTAACAAACGACGACGTGGTGGAATTCGTGAACAACTTGCGACGTACGGAGTATTTTGCCGGCATTAATCTGCAGGAGAGTAAGGCTGCAGTAGAAAACAAAATTAACTTGTACCAG